In the Ricinus communis isolate WT05 ecotype wild-type chromosome 3, ASM1957865v1, whole genome shotgun sequence genome, CCTACCAGTGAAGAATTGCAAAACCAAACATCTACCTTCCctttaccaaaaaaaaagaaaccagAAACTCCTGTTTCCAAACCAAACACCTCTCTTTTCTTGAACAATGGAAGATGCCAAGatagataataatactaataataatattcatcATCAAGAATTCATTTTCCGTTCCAAACTTCCTGATATCTATATCCCAAACCACCTTCCTCTACACACATATTGCTTTGAAAACATTTCCCAATTCAAAGACAACGCTTGCCTGATCAATGGTGCTACCGGCGATGTCTACACTTACGCAGACGTTGAACTCACCTCACGTAAAGTCGCCGCCGGTCTTCACAAGTTGGGCATCAAACAAAATGAAGTCATCATGATTTTGCTCCAAAATTCACCGGAGTTCGTGTTTGCATTTCTTGGCGCATCAGTTCTTGGCGCTATCAGCACAACCGCTAACCCTTTCTACACTCCGGCGGAGATCAAGAAACAAGCGAGCGCATCAAATGCAAAGTTGATAATAACACAAGCAGCATATGTTGAGAAAGTGAAGGACTTTGCTAATGAAAATGGTATCAAAATAATGACAATTGATTCTCCACCACCAGCACTTGATGACTGCCGAGATTGTTTACACTTCTCAGAGCTGACAAAGGCTGATGAGAACGACATCCCCGCCGTCAAGATCAACCCTGAAGACGTGGTGGCGCTTCCCTATTCATCGGGAACTACAGGTCTACCTAAAGGTGTGATGTTAACTCATAAAAGCCTTGTCACTAGCGTTGCACAGCAAGTTGATGGAGAGAACCCGAATCTTTATTTTCACGAGAAAGATGTGATTCTTTGTCTGCTGCCATTGTTTCACATATATTCTCTGAATTCTGTTTTGCTCTGCGGGCTAAGAGTTGGTGCGGCGATCTTAATTATGCAAAAGTTTGAGATTACTGCATTAATGGAGCTTGTACAAAAGTATAAGGTGACAATTGCTCCGTTCGTGCCTCCGATCGTTTTATCGATCGCCAAAAGTCCGGCGGTTGACAAGTATGATCTTTCTTCGATTAGGACGGTGATGTCTGGAGCAGCCCCAATGGGGAAGGAGCTTGAAGATACCGTGAGAGCTAAGCTGCCTAATGCTAAACTTGGACAGGTAATTAAGAGCaaacattttatttctttttctgtttcttttctcttaaaatttttatttcattaaacaattttataaatttttcgGATTAATGTGATTTTggtgctattttgaaagtaaTCTCATTATCATCTTACTGGTCagttaatttgattaaataattgatatttgaCTCAGTTAATACTACGATTAatgagaaaattttatttaattatataccaccatctatatattaaatctataaataatttatatatatttattaattttaaattattaaatatataccaatcattcatttataaaatataaaacattaaaattcttttgttacttattttttatatttttatcttttcttatattttaaataaataaacaagtaacatatatttattattatcaataaatgtatgtataatttattcataCGTGTCTTTCTCAGTACCTATCAATTAAGAGTATAATGAGAGGCATAACTACTGTACCTCTCACCAGGTGATTTTTACAgaagaaaatagattttatttgactttttatatatatacagtgACGATGCTCCTTTAAGATTTCtgccaacaattttgagaaTTTTAGCACTAAGGTAGGCCAGCATGATTTATATCTTAACGAACTTTTACACAgttttactaaaaataattaaaatagaagtTACTATGTCAGACgcagtatttttatatttttaataataagtaaattaatatttttcttattt is a window encoding:
- the LOC8270667 gene encoding 4-coumarate--CoA ligase 2, giving the protein MEDAKIDNNTNNNIHHQEFIFRSKLPDIYIPNHLPLHTYCFENISQFKDNACLINGATGDVYTYADVELTSRKVAAGLHKLGIKQNEVIMILLQNSPEFVFAFLGASVLGAISTTANPFYTPAEIKKQASASNAKLIITQAAYVEKVKDFANENGIKIMTIDSPPPALDDCRDCLHFSELTKADENDIPAVKINPEDVVALPYSSGTTGLPKGVMLTHKSLVTSVAQQVDGENPNLYFHEKDVILCLLPLFHIYSLNSVLLCGLRVGAAILIMQKFEITALMELVQKYKVTIAPFVPPIVLSIAKSPAVDKYDLSSIRTVMSGAAPMGKELEDTVRAKLPNAKLGQGYGMTEAGPVLSMCLAFAKEPFEIKSGACGTVVRNAEMKIVDPDTGKSLQRNQAGEICIRGSQIMKGYLNDPEATERTIDKEGWLHTGDVGYIDGDDELFIVDRLKELIKYNGFQVAPAELEAMLIAHPSISDAAVVPMKDEAAGEIPAAFVVRSNGSKITEDDVQQYISKQVIYYKRIRRVFFTDSIPKAPSGKILRKDLRARLAAGVPT